The genomic DNA GCCCCGGGGTGTCCAGAACGAACATCGGCTGACCCAGCGCGGTGCGCCTGCCCGGCCCAATGGGGGTGTAGGCGAAATCGATGTAGGGAGCGAACTCACGGTTGCCGCCCGCCTCGAAGGAAAGCTCCTTCAGGAACTCGTCTTCCGGGCTGGCGTAGACCGGGGCGGGATGGGCCTCAAGGAGTTCCTTGACCCCGCCGATATGGTCCATATGAAAATGGGTCAGAAACACGGCATCCAGCTTCAGGCCGAGAGCCGTGATGCGCTCGACAAGACGGTCCGGCTCCAGGCCCACATCGAAGACCACGGCCTTCCCGCCCATGCTCACCAGATAGCAGTTGGTCTCGTCCGGACCAAGGATGAAAGTTTCAATGGTCAGTTTGGCCATGGCTTGCCCTGCGCTTCTTTGCTGCGTATGAAACAATGACATTAACGATTTCGCGAGGATAAGAATGCTGCACTTTCTGGGCAACTGTCAAATGGAATTCCTCGGCAAGGCCGTGGCCGCCCTTGGCCTGCCCGTTGCCCACCGGCCACTCGCCTCGCCCATGACCCACGCCAGCCATCCCGGCGGAATACCGCCCGAACTAGCGCGGCAGGCTCGCCTGCATGGTCCGGATGACATCTTCAACGGGCGGCTGCCGGAATACCAGTTCGGGCTGCCGGGCCTCGACGACGCGCCCGAGCTACTGGTCCTGAACCTGTTCCATGAAACAGCCCCGCTCTTTCTGCACAACGACGGCTTCATCTTCCACCTGAACCCGGCTGCCTGCGCGGGCAGACCTGAGCTGGCCGCCTGGATCAACGGGCAGTGCCGTCCCATCGCGCCCAATCCTACCTCCTATCTCCAGCGATTCGGTCGCTTTCTCTCGCAGGCCCGCGAACAACTCCCTGAAACGCCCATACTGGTCATGGCGCGGCTCAACCACTACCCCGCCTTTGGCCCGTCTCCGCAATCCTATCTTCCGGGATGGGACGATCTGAGCCGCGAAGCCCCGGCCCACTACGCGGTCTGGAAACGCGAACTTGACGTACACATACTCGACATGAACCGCGTTTTCGGCGGCATCCGGCGCGATACAGGCGAAAGCATCGAATCCCATTGCCCGTTCCTCAAAATCAAACGGGAGGAACAAGACGGCGCGGTGGTCGGGCTTCGCGCCTCCCGCGACGTGGAGCACATCGGCCCCATCTGGGCCGTTCTGGCCGACAAGATCGCGGCCTTCGCCAAGACCGGCGAGATACGATACGAACCGCACGAGACCGTGCCCGCTGAATGGAACCGCCCATGGCGGCCGACAGCCCTGGATGACGAAGCCGTCATCGACCGTTTCGCCACCGAGAGCAACTACCCCTGGGCCGAGGCCGTGGCCAGTTTCTTCATGGACCTCGGCCGGGACCGCACCCCCCTGCTGGCCGCGTCCGGCGAGTTCATGCCCGTCTGCCACAATACCCTGCACATGATCCGCGCCTATGGACGCATTTTCAGGAATCCGCTCCTGGCCACCTTTTGCGACGCCCACCGTCCAGCCGCCGAAGCCTTCACCGCCAACGGATCGTTCTATCGGGCCGACTATCTGGCCCGGCTCGACAAGATCAGGGAACACGCCCTGACGTAGGGAACGCCTCCGGCGCCCGGGGCGCTGCCCCGGCCCTCGCCGGAGAACCTTTTGGAAAAGGTTCTCCGGACTCTCCAAAACTTTTTATTGCGCCTTCGGCGGGATAGACGAGAAAAGGGGAAAAGATAAAAAAAAGCGTGGGGTGATTCCCACGCATTTTTCATCTAGCGGCGGGTGAGGCCGTATTTTTTCAACTTGTATTGCAGGGTGCGGCGGCTGATGCCGAGGGCTTCGGCGGTACGTTCGCGGTGGTTGCCGTTTTCCTCAAGGGCCTGAATGATGACCTGTTTTTCCGCCTCTTCCAGGTTGGCCGGGGTGGGCGCATGGCGTGCGCCGTGAACGTATTCCATGTCCATGGCGTTTTC from Pseudodesulfovibrio thermohalotolerans includes the following:
- a CDS encoding MBL fold metallo-hydrolase, giving the protein MAKLTIETFILGPDETNCYLVSMGGKAVVFDVGLEPDRLVERITALGLKLDAVFLTHFHMDHIGGVKELLEAHPAPVYASPEDEFLKELSFEAGGNREFAPYIDFAYTPIGPGRRTALGQPMFVLDTPGHTPGSLSYFFPAAGCVFVGDLLFMIAVGRTDLPRGSSSALLGSIRSRIFTLPEDTRVYSGHGPMTTVRHERENNPHFIFS
- a CDS encoding SGNH/GDSL hydrolase family protein gives rise to the protein MLHFLGNCQMEFLGKAVAALGLPVAHRPLASPMTHASHPGGIPPELARQARLHGPDDIFNGRLPEYQFGLPGLDDAPELLVLNLFHETAPLFLHNDGFIFHLNPAACAGRPELAAWINGQCRPIAPNPTSYLQRFGRFLSQAREQLPETPILVMARLNHYPAFGPSPQSYLPGWDDLSREAPAHYAVWKRELDVHILDMNRVFGGIRRDTGESIESHCPFLKIKREEQDGAVVGLRASRDVEHIGPIWAVLADKIAAFAKTGEIRYEPHETVPAEWNRPWRPTALDDEAVIDRFATESNYPWAEAVASFFMDLGRDRTPLLAASGEFMPVCHNTLHMIRAYGRIFRNPLLATFCDAHRPAAEAFTANGSFYRADYLARLDKIREHALT